The Salmo trutta chromosome 27, fSalTru1.1, whole genome shotgun sequence genome includes the window AGAATCCAACAATTGTTGTTATCGGGGTTATTGTCATTTGTAATGGGTATGGATTCATTTTCAATGTCAGTTCCCAGTTCGCCTCACCTCCCAGAGTATCACCCCCAACCTGAAGTGTCTGAGATTCTTTGGTGATGTCCGTCAATGTTTCTCTTTGGGAGTCAGACAACCCTTCAGTGTTACATTTGACCTTTTCCACACCAACACTTGCTCCAAACACACCACCTGTCGCCTCTGCTTTCGCACCAAATTCATTACAGTGCTCTGTGGCAAAGTCCAGACTTGTCATTGCGTCCTTGTTACAGGTTGAAAATATATTGAATGAACTGTAATATCCACCCACTGTAGTAGAGCTCACAAATGCGTAACCCCAGTTTTGTAAAAAGTCATCGATGGTCTTGTAAGGATCTTGGTTAAGGGTGTGTATGTCTTGTTTGAGTGCACTACTGGGCGTGTAGGAGGACAACATCACAGTACCCACTTCGCATTTGTATGATGTAAGAGAGATTGCCACGTTGTCGCTATTCGAGACACTGCTCTCTACTGTGTTCTCCACAGCGTCGATTTTGCTGAAAGACGCTTCTGCCGAAGCAGTCACTCCAACAAATGATCCAGACGCTCCCGCGTGTCCCGAAATGGAATCCTTTGAACCAGTATTGTCCTTTCGCGAGTATGTCCCAGAATTGCCTTGTTTATGATACTTGGTTTTCCTGACACACTTGATAGCCTTGTGGAACCTCACAGTCCCGGGTACAGTGAACTCATTTTGATTTTTGCATCTGTTCAAAAAAGTAGACAGTGGTATAGCCTCAATCTGTCCAAGGCCATGTGATGTTATGGAATGACCTAAGGGGAAAGTGTAGATAGAAACCGAAGCGTCGCAGTAAGCTGCCAAGCACCAGTCCACCACGGTAATGAGTGCACAGCTCAGTCCCAAAGGCAAGGTTATGACCATGATGAGGCATACGGTCTTTGGTAGTTTACAAATACACCGCATTATACGAGGTCCCTGTTGCTGACCCTGTTGTTCACCATTGCTGATATAGGACTTTGTATGCGTAACTCCTTCTAGCTCGAGGCCTTCTGTGTCATTAACATCAGTGACCACTCCTTCTAGTTCGAAGCCTTCTGTCCCATTAACATCAGTGACCATTCCTTCGGTCCTAATCGTAAGGAAATTATAAAGGCATCTGAACACATCAAGTACATCTGGATATTGTACCGGGACTTGTTTTGTGCAGATCACAACCATGCCCACTACCACAGCCAAGACAGGAATCCCGCAAAGTAATAACATCGGGTTAAAAGTAGATGGCCGGTCCGGTCTAGGTCCACACTCAACATCATGAGTGTGGTTACCCAGGGAAATAGCAACATAATCTTTTTCACATGTGGAATGAGGAATGCATTGTAAACAAAAATCATAATTGGAACAATGGAAGCCTTTTTTACACCTACAGGTGTGTCTTTTAGTCAGATCATAATAATGTCGTATCTCAAAGTTTAGGTTGGGATCACAGTATGGTTGTAGACGACATATTCTTTCCCGGTTGTACGATGGCATATATTCGTCATTCTCACAAGGTGTACACTGGGGATCTTCACATGTTCCGCTGTCACCCAGCCTTGCCCCAGGTGGACACTTGCAACAATTGTCATTCAATCCACAGCCTTTGTTCGGGATAACAAGATACACCAGCACCAGTAATGTAAACATGACTGCGACATGGGTTGAAGAAAGAGACCAGCCTTTTTATAGCCTAGTTAAAGGTTTCACAACAATCCAACCATGGAGGACCCTT containing:
- the LOC115164087 gene encoding uncharacterized protein LOC115164087, coding for MFTLLVLVYLVIPNKGCGLNDNCCKCPPGARLGDSGTCEDPQCTPCENDEYMPSYNRERICRLQPYCDPNLNFEIRHYYDLTKRHTCRCKKGFHCSNYDFCLQCIPHSTCEKDYVAISLGNHTHDVECGPRPDRPSTFNPMLLLCGIPVLAVVVGMVVICTKQVPVQYPDVLDVFRCLYNFLTIRTEGMVTDVNGTEGFELEGVVTDVNDTEGLELEGVTHTKSYISNGEQQGQQQGPRIMRCICKLPKTVCLIMVITLPLGLSCALITVVDWCLAAYCDASVSIYTFPLGHSITSHGLGQIEAIPLSTFLNRCKNQNEFTVPGTVRFHKAIKCVRKTKYHKQGNSGTYSRKDNTGSKDSISGHAGASGSFVGVTASAEASFSKIDAVENTVESSVSNSDNVAISLTSYKCEVGTVMLSSYTPSSALKQDIHTLNQDPYKTIDDFLQNWGYAFVSSTTVGGYYSSFNIFSTCNKDAMTSLDFATEHCNEFGAKAEATGGVFGASVGVEKVKCNTEGLSDSQRETLTDITKESQTLQVGGDTLGGEANWELTLKMNPYPLQMTITPITTIVGFSEESVTLIKRRAANVQLSVASLMEKVPDMTRQC